A genomic region of Nitrospirota bacterium contains the following coding sequences:
- a CDS encoding DUF3473 domain-containing protein, whose product MDNTIVRMTQADSTIRNCISIDVEGFVESNLQSFPIENKYISKSREKYEIEKNIESVLSLLDEHDIKGTFFLLGRIGRDIPGVVKKTAECGHEIACHSYEHVRLFGLTRQEFKENMISAKKILEDVSGKEVCGFRAPEFSITKTTLWALDTLRETGFLYDSSVYPTGLHDVYGMKDAEPFIFKFPNGLLEFPLPIVDLFSLRFPFGGGGYFRLYPLLFTKYFIRQINRGGHPCMLYIHPYEIGPEIPYLPEISYYRRFRHYYNCKNGGERLREMFRSFRFAPAVELLKERNLLS is encoded by the coding sequence ATGGACAACACAATAGTTAGAATGACGCAGGCGGACAGCACAATCAGGAACTGCATCTCCATTGATGTGGAAGGTTTTGTCGAGTCGAATTTGCAGAGTTTCCCGATAGAAAATAAATATATTTCAAAGTCACGGGAGAAGTACGAGATAGAAAAAAACATTGAATCCGTTTTGTCCCTTTTGGATGAGCATGACATAAAGGGCACTTTTTTCTTATTGGGCAGGATTGGCCGGGATATCCCCGGGGTTGTCAAAAAGACTGCAGAATGCGGACACGAGATCGCGTGTCATTCGTATGAGCATGTACGCCTCTTTGGATTAACGCGGCAGGAGTTCAAAGAGAACATGATATCCGCAAAAAAAATACTTGAGGACGTTTCGGGGAAGGAAGTCTGCGGGTTCCGCGCCCCTGAATTTTCAATAACAAAAACGACCCTGTGGGCTTTGGACACTCTGAGAGAAACCGGGTTTTTGTATGATTCGAGCGTCTATCCGACAGGGCTTCATGATGTGTACGGGATGAAAGATGCCGAGCCTTTTATTTTTAAATTTCCTAACGGGCTACTGGAATTCCCTTTGCCGATAGTTGATCTGTTCAGCCTGCGTTTTCCATTTGGCGGCGGCGGATACTTCAGGTTATACCCACTGCTATTCACAAAATATTTTATCCGGCAAATAAACCGGGGCGGGCACCCGTGCATGCTTTATATTCATCCCTATGAGATCGGCCCTGAAATTCCATATCTGCCGGAAATTTCGTATTACCGGAGATTCAGGCATTATTACAACTGCAAAAACGGCGGCGAAAGATTAAGGGAAATGTTCCGGTCATTTCGCTTTGCTCCGGCAGTCGAGCTTTTAAAAGAAAGAAACCTGTTGTCATAA
- a CDS encoding FemAB family PEP-CTERM system-associated protein, protein MQIKELSSGKEPLWDSYVARHPGATFFHRSGWKKVIERSTGHQGHYLMASDNDHVAGVYPLFILSTGLFGTMGVSLPYVNYGGILADSVEIERLLIETAETVGRDAGCRYIELRQRFPMRYETPSSNHKVASVISLCGDAEETFKRLHQNVRNKIRKAQKNGVIVQNGAEHLGDFYRVYSRNLRDLGTPVITQRFFECIAETFPEHVRVYRATRQGKTIGAKVVFMDSKTCYFEFSASVRESLCHAPVHAMNWAAIETASAAGCRQVDLGRSTAESAHCNFKKYWGSETHNLSVAYQLLNCDQLPGLNKENPKFSLAIALWKRLPLFISRLLGPPIARCLP, encoded by the coding sequence ATGCAGATAAAGGAATTATCTTCAGGGAAAGAACCACTGTGGGACAGTTACGTTGCCCGGCATCCCGGAGCTACTTTTTTCCACCGCTCGGGATGGAAAAAAGTGATAGAGAGATCAACCGGGCATCAGGGACATTATTTGATGGCGTCCGACAATGATCATGTCGCGGGCGTGTATCCCCTGTTTATTCTTTCGACCGGATTATTCGGAACAATGGGTGTCAGTCTTCCATATGTAAATTATGGCGGCATCCTTGCGGACAGCGTGGAAATTGAGAGGCTGCTGATCGAAACGGCTGAAACGGTCGGCAGGGACGCGGGCTGCCGCTATATTGAACTTCGCCAGCGTTTCCCAATGAGATATGAAACGCCTTCTTCCAATCACAAGGTCGCTTCGGTGATCTCTTTATGCGGAGATGCTGAAGAAACGTTCAAAAGACTTCATCAAAATGTGCGAAACAAGATCAGGAAGGCGCAGAAGAACGGGGTCATTGTTCAAAACGGCGCTGAACATCTCGGGGATTTTTATCGTGTATATTCAAGAAACCTCCGCGACCTGGGCACGCCGGTGATTACACAACGGTTCTTTGAATGCATAGCAGAGACTTTTCCTGAACATGTGCGTGTCTATAGGGCGACAAGACAGGGAAAGACCATAGGCGCCAAAGTCGTTTTCATGGATTCAAAGACATGCTATTTTGAATTCTCCGCGTCAGTGCGTGAAAGCTTATGCCATGCGCCTGTACACGCCATGAACTGGGCGGCCATAGAGACCGCAAGCGCTGCGGGCTGCCGGCAAGTTGATCTGGGCCGCAGCACAGCCGAATCTGCGCATTGCAATTTCAAAAAGTATTGGGGAAGTGAGACGCACAACCTGTCAGTTGCATATCAACTGTTAAACTGCGATCAACTTCCCGGATTAAATAAGGAGAACCCTAAGTTCTCATTAGCGATCGCCCTGTGGAAAAGACTTCCGTTATTCATAAGCCGGCTGCTGGGCCCGCCTATTGCGCGCTGTCTGCCTTAA
- a CDS encoding glycosyltransferase family 4 protein, which yields MKKTLNIWIVSQFVSTPDLPGQQRAYQYAKAFSLEGHRVTLWRSSFSHWGRKETLNDERPFAINTDGSLNIMNIKTRPLYYRNDHRRLLNMLSFAYELLKISKTFPAPDVVIATYPSPFAAFAANKIAARHNAKYILEIGDLWPQVWIERKAFPRYHPFIVLLSALEKYLYKRTSIFVSSLPYVNEYLKEKGVAGHKFAWVPNGIDLDDFKLNGAHEALREDVGDILYAMHEDRQKNVMSVIYVGGIGVGNRVDCIVQAAGILKDKGEDKISFHIIGDGHSKKDIMRYVSDNNLDAVKVWPPVVRKAVPLILKHADAGILCLHNNPVYRYGVNLNKLYDYMASGLPVVFSAEVRNNLVEHYRTGITVPPSDPGAIAAALQRIKAMAPDERSLMGKRGHQGIAEDYDVQKLSKRYLEFIES from the coding sequence ATGAAAAAAACCTTGAACATCTGGATAGTGAGTCAGTTTGTCAGCACACCTGACCTGCCCGGACAGCAGAGGGCATACCAGTATGCAAAGGCGTTTTCCCTTGAAGGCCATCGCGTGACGCTCTGGAGGTCCAGCTTCAGCCATTGGGGGCGGAAGGAGACTTTAAATGATGAGAGGCCGTTTGCCATTAACACGGACGGCAGCCTGAATATCATGAATATAAAAACCAGGCCTCTCTACTACAGAAATGATCACAGGCGGTTACTCAACATGCTCTCATTCGCGTATGAGTTGTTGAAAATATCCAAAACCTTTCCGGCCCCGGATGTTGTCATAGCTACTTACCCCAGTCCCTTCGCGGCCTTTGCAGCCAATAAGATCGCAGCACGGCATAACGCAAAGTATATTCTGGAGATCGGCGATCTATGGCCGCAGGTATGGATCGAGCGCAAGGCCTTTCCCAGATACCATCCATTTATTGTGCTGTTGTCAGCTTTAGAAAAGTATTTATACAAAAGAACGAGTATCTTTGTCTCGTCGCTTCCTTATGTGAATGAATACCTGAAGGAAAAAGGCGTGGCAGGACATAAATTCGCGTGGGTCCCAAACGGCATTGATCTGGACGATTTCAAGCTGAATGGAGCACACGAAGCACTGCGTGAAGATGTGGGAGATATTTTATATGCAATGCATGAGGATAGGCAAAAGAATGTCATGAGTGTCATCTATGTCGGCGGCATCGGCGTCGGCAACAGGGTTGATTGTATAGTGCAGGCAGCCGGGATATTAAAAGACAAGGGTGAAGATAAGATCTCTTTTCATATCATCGGAGACGGCCATTCCAAAAAAGACATCATGCGATATGTCTCTGACAATAATCTGGATGCTGTTAAGGTATGGCCTCCGGTTGTAAGAAAAGCAGTGCCTCTTATATTGAAACACGCGGACGCCGGCATCTTGTGCCTTCACAATAATCCCGTCTACAGATACGGGGTGAACCTCAACAAGCTTTATGATTATATGGCATCGGGACTCCCTGTAGTTTTCTCCGCTGAAGTTAGAAACAATCTCGTGGAGCATTACAGAACGGGAATTACCGTACCGCCGAGCGACCCCGGCGCGATTGCAGCGGCTTTGCAGAGGATCAAGGCAATGGCCCCGGACGAAAGAAGCCTCATGGGGAAAAGAGGACATCAGGGCATAGCGGAAGATTACGACGTACAAAAGTTATCAAAAAGATATCTGGAATTCATAGAGAGCTAA
- a CDS encoding four helix bundle protein produces the protein MRVESFKDLDAWKLSREIKKKVFDLIKAFPDNDDYSLKDRLIKASISVTSNIAEGFGRHRYQENIQYCRKARGSLNEVIDHLITAYDFGYLDEQNLNEMKNEISKNIRVLNTYISLMERKEKRTNNKYIY, from the coding sequence ATGAGAGTTGAATCTTTTAAAGACCTGGACGCATGGAAGCTCAGCAGGGAGATCAAGAAGAAAGTTTTCGATCTGATAAAGGCATTTCCCGATAATGATGATTACAGCCTCAAAGACAGGTTGATCAAGGCATCTATTTCCGTGACATCAAATATTGCGGAGGGGTTTGGCAGGCATCGCTATCAGGAAAATATTCAGTATTGCAGAAAGGCAAGAGGTTCCCTGAACGAGGTCATTGATCATCTGATCACTGCTTACGACTTCGGCTATCTTGATGAACAAAATTTAAACGAAATGAAGAACGAGATCAGCAAGAACATAAGGGTGCTGAACACGTACATATCGTTGATGGAGAGAAAAGAAAAAAGGACCAACAATAAGTACATTTATTAA
- a CDS encoding DegT/DnrJ/EryC1/StrS family aminotransferase → MIPIIKPTLIDFNEIKKEFREVWESGKVTVSKYTNLFEEEVKKTLGVRNVIAVSSCTSGLILAIKALELKGEVILPSFTFAATAHALVWNNITPVFCDSETGTYNIDASKIEPLITGKTSAIMPVYIFGVPPKIYELERIASKHHLKLIFDSAQGLGSKYKGKFAGGFGDVEVFSLSPTKVVSSIEGGLITTNNDKLAGKIRQMRDYGKSLDGEDMDFVGLSARISEFHSIIGLKNFMKVKQLIEKRSYLIRLYKNHLKDVRGISFQSVPEDCKSTGNYMVVFVDEKNALSTRNEIYEFLKENGIQTKKYFYPALHMQTAYMKYRKTYQGKLQVAERAADEGLALPLYSHMAEGDVQKICSKVKEVLSWRQKYSLMSVAQAKKIKEIEKENARLKRLAANLSFDKTILNEINQVALLKPEKGISGRQ, encoded by the coding sequence ATGATACCGATAATAAAACCTACTCTAATCGATTTCAATGAAATCAAAAAAGAATTTCGCGAGGTCTGGGAATCAGGAAAGGTTACGGTTTCCAAATATACGAACTTGTTTGAAGAAGAAGTAAAGAAGACTCTTGGGGTCAGGAACGTTATTGCAGTCTCAAGCTGTACATCAGGACTTATCCTCGCCATAAAAGCGCTGGAACTAAAGGGCGAGGTGATCCTGCCGTCTTTTACTTTTGCCGCGACTGCGCATGCGCTTGTGTGGAATAATATTACCCCGGTCTTTTGTGATTCTGAGACAGGCACGTATAATATCGACGCGAGTAAAATTGAACCATTGATAACCGGCAAAACCTCCGCGATCATGCCGGTTTATATCTTCGGGGTGCCGCCGAAAATTTATGAGCTGGAAAGGATTGCGTCAAAACATCATTTAAAGCTCATATTTGATTCCGCGCAGGGTTTAGGTTCTAAATATAAGGGGAAATTTGCAGGCGGTTTCGGAGACGTTGAAGTCTTTAGTCTGAGTCCTACAAAAGTGGTTTCTTCAATTGAGGGAGGACTCATTACCACAAACAACGATAAGCTGGCCGGGAAGATCAGGCAAATGCGGGATTACGGCAAGAGCCTCGATGGAGAGGACATGGACTTTGTCGGATTAAGCGCGCGGATAAGCGAGTTTCATTCAATCATTGGATTGAAGAATTTCATGAAGGTGAAACAACTGATAGAAAAACGGTCATATCTTATAAGACTGTACAAAAATCATTTAAAAGACGTCAGGGGAATATCTTTCCAGAGTGTCCCGGAGGACTGCAAATCAACGGGTAATTATATGGTTGTTTTTGTTGATGAAAAGAATGCCCTGTCTACAAGAAATGAGATATATGAATTCCTGAAAGAAAACGGGATACAGACAAAGAAGTATTTTTATCCTGCGCTTCATATGCAAACTGCGTATATGAAATACAGGAAGACATATCAGGGTAAGCTGCAGGTTGCGGAAAGGGCGGCAGATGAAGGGCTTGCCCTGCCGCTTTACAGTCATATGGCTGAAGGTGACGTTCAGAAAATATGCAGCAAGGTAAAAGAAGTTCTCAGTTGGCGGCAAAAATACTCGCTAATGAGTGTTGCCCAGGCGAAGAAGATAAAAGAAATTGAGAAGGAAAATGCCAGGCTGAAAAGATTGGCGGCCAATCTCTCATTTGACAAAACCATACTGAACGAAATTAATCAGGTAGCGCTTCTGAAGCCGGAAAAGGGGATCTCAGGAAGACAGTGA
- a CDS encoding sugar transferase, which produces MSRSVMRAFDFIIALAGILILSPLFIIAVVLVKMSSPGPVIFSQERVGLHGRKFRLYKFRSMVINAEKIGTSVTTDRDPRITKIGRILRKTKLDELPQLFNVLEGDMSFVGPRPDVPEIVSNYNMEMRRILEVRPGITSNATLYLRNEEDLLSLANDPDRTYEEMFVPAKVKLAMEHIEKGSFIFDFAVLIKTVWALTGGRIWPIKEHPEVVKLRERLLNINQQRISMTRKGKGDNES; this is translated from the coding sequence ATGTCACGGTCAGTCATGAGAGCGTTTGATTTTATCATTGCCTTAGCCGGCATATTAATTCTTTCACCTCTTTTTATTATTGCCGTAGTTCTCGTCAAGATGTCGTCTCCGGGCCCTGTTATATTTTCGCAGGAGAGGGTCGGACTTCACGGCCGTAAATTCCGTTTGTATAAATTCCGTTCAATGGTCATTAACGCTGAAAAGATCGGGACCTCGGTGACAACAGACAGAGATCCGCGCATTACAAAAATCGGGAGGATTTTGCGCAAGACAAAATTGGATGAACTGCCCCAACTGTTTAATGTCCTGGAGGGTGACATGAGTTTTGTCGGTCCCCGTCCCGATGTCCCGGAAATAGTAAGCAACTACAACATGGAAATGAGAAGGATACTGGAAGTACGTCCCGGCATCACAAGCAATGCCACATTGTATCTGAGGAATGAGGAAGATCTGCTTTCGCTTGCGAACGATCCCGACAGGACATACGAAGAGATGTTCGTCCCGGCAAAGGTGAAGCTCGCTATGGAGCACATTGAGAAGGGGTCCTTCATTTTTGATTTCGCTGTACTCATAAAGACTGTTTGGGCCCTTACCGGCGGCAGGATTTGGCCCATAAAAGAGCATCCGGAGGTCGTCAAATTAAGAGAACGATTACTAAACATAAACCAGCAGCGCATCAGTATGACAAGGAAAGGCAAAGGGGATAATGAGAGTTGA
- a CDS encoding 3-isopropylmalate dehydrogenase, whose protein sequence is MSKTYNIAVIPGDGTGPEVIAEGIKVLNAAAERFSFKLNLTYFDFGGERYLKTGETLPDGAINELKKYDAMYLGAIGHPDVKPGILEKGILLRLRFELDQYINLRPVKLYPGVDCPLKDKNPEHIDFVVIRENTEGLYVGAGGVLKKGTPDEVAVQESINTRKGVERCIRFAFEYCKKRKKMNKLTLCGKTNVLTFAFDLWERTFYEVAKEYPDVKPDYAHVDAITMWFVKNPEWFDVIVTDNMFGDIITDLGAMIQGGMGIAAGGNLNPQGVSMFEPIGGSAPKYKGKNMINPLAAICAGGMMLEHLGEERAGNAVEDASMKVTGNHLKSLAAGQMELTTSEVGDLVAKYVTETE, encoded by the coding sequence ATGTCTAAAACATATAACATTGCTGTAATACCCGGAGACGGAACAGGCCCGGAGGTTATAGCAGAAGGTATTAAGGTGCTGAACGCCGCTGCCGAAAGATTTAGTTTCAAACTAAATCTGACTTACTTTGATTTCGGGGGAGAGCGATATCTCAAGACCGGCGAAACCTTGCCTGACGGCGCAATCAATGAACTCAAGAAATATGATGCGATGTATCTCGGCGCTATCGGACATCCTGATGTTAAGCCAGGAATTCTTGAAAAGGGAATTCTTTTAAGGCTCAGGTTTGAACTGGACCAGTATATAAACTTAAGGCCGGTAAAACTTTATCCAGGCGTTGATTGTCCTCTAAAGGACAAAAATCCGGAGCACATTGATTTTGTTGTCATACGTGAAAATACCGAAGGACTCTACGTAGGCGCAGGTGGCGTGCTGAAAAAAGGCACTCCTGACGAAGTGGCTGTGCAGGAATCCATCAATACAAGAAAAGGGGTGGAGCGTTGCATCCGCTTTGCCTTCGAGTATTGCAAGAAAAGAAAGAAGATGAACAAGCTCACTCTCTGCGGAAAAACAAATGTGCTGACATTTGCCTTTGATCTATGGGAGAGGACCTTTTATGAAGTGGCAAAAGAGTATCCTGATGTTAAGCCGGATTATGCTCATGTCGATGCAATCACCATGTGGTTTGTAAAAAATCCTGAATGGTTTGACGTTATAGTAACGGACAACATGTTCGGCGATATTATCACAGATCTAGGCGCCATGATTCAGGGTGGAATGGGGATTGCCGCTGGTGGAAATTTAAATCCGCAAGGTGTTTCTATGTTTGAGCCAATCGGCGGCTCTGCACCCAAATACAAAGGGAAGAATATGATAAATCCTCTTGCTGCTATCTGTGCCGGGGGGATGATGCTTGAGCACCTTGGCGAAGAACGCGCGGGGAATGCAGTTGAAGATGCTTCAATGAAGGTTACGGGTAACCATTTAAAAAGCCTTGCGGCAGGGCAAATGGAGCTTACGACTTCGGAAGTTGGAGACCTTGTCGCAAAGTATGTTACGGAAACGGAATAA